The following are from one region of the Magallana gigas chromosome 6, xbMagGiga1.1, whole genome shotgun sequence genome:
- the LOC105326362 gene encoding pyruvate carboxylase, mitochondrial isoform X1 has protein sequence MFRLQARLSTLCQSARVQLPDVARGHNHHGYKLPPGVACCSTQAKSQSKPEEKIKKLMVANRGEIAIRVFRACTEMNIQTVAIYSEQDMMHMHRQKADESYLIGKGLPPVAAYLNIPEIIQVAKENSVDAIHPGYGFLSERDDFAQQVLDAGIRFIGPSPEVVRKMGDKVEARQAAIAAGVQVVPGSDGPVASIAEARHFCEQYGLPVIFKAAYGGGGRGMRIVRSMEEVDENFRRATSEAEAAFGNGALFLEKFIERPRHIEVQILGDRGGNVVHLYERDCSVQRRHQKVVEIAPAPKLPLDIRDKMTADAVKLARFVGYENAGTVEFLLDPSGQYYFIEVNARLQVEHTVTEEVTGIDLVQSQIQIAEGKLLPEMGLSQDEIELHGCAIQCRMTTEDPARGFQPDTGRIEVFRSGEGMGIRLDSALGFAGAIISPYYDSLLVKVIAKARDHPAAAAKMLRTLKEFRIRGVKTNIPFLLNVLQHDQFLSGVVDTYFIDENPQLFKFYPTQNRAQKLLYYLAQVMVNGPQTPLATDLQPSDVVPSVPQLPFVDRESDIENGNNNYGYYEEMRSMAPTPPTGWRDVLVKEGPEAFAKKVREHKGLLLMDTTFRDAHQSLLATRVRTYDLKRISPFVTQRFNNLYSLENWGGATFDVAMRFLHECPWERLEEMRKLVPNVPFQMLLRGANAVGYTNYPDNVVYKFCDMAVKSGMDIFRIFDSLNYLPNIVVGMDAVGKAGGVIEAAISYTGDVSDPSKTKYNLEYYVNLATELVKAGTHILSIKDMAGVLKPRAATMLVGALREKFPDIPIHVHTHDTACAGVASMLAAAQAGADVVDVAVDSMSGLTSQPSMGAVVAALEGTDLDTGISLSDVTDYSAYWEQTRNLYAPFECCKTLKSGNSDVYINQIPGGQYTNLQFQAFSLGLADQFEEVKKMYAEANQLLGDIPKVTPSSKVVGDMAQFMVQNKLTKEMVEDRAEELSFPVSVIEYFQGYLGVPPGGYPEPLRTKILKGQQGLDGRPGESLPPVDFDKLKADLVEKHGHDVKEQHVISAALYPKVTDDFLEFHDKYGPVDTLDTKIFFVGPKVAQEMEVKIEKGKTLSIKTLACGDLNKNGEREVFFELNGQLRSVKIKDEEASKELHFHPKALKGVRGSVGAPMPGEVIDVKVKEGDKVEKGQPVLVLSAMKMEMVVTAPASGTVRSIAVEKKMKLEGDDLLMDIECD, from the exons atgtttCGGTTGCAAGCTCGACTGTCGACCCTGTGTCAGTCAGCCAGAGTGCAACTGCCCGACGTTGCTAGGGGACACAATCACCATGGTTACAAGCTGCCCCCGGGGGTGGCATGTTGCTCAACTCAGGCCAAGTCGCAAAGCAAACCAGAGGAGAAAATCAAGAAACTGATGGTTGCTAACAGAG GTGAGATTGCCATCAGAGTGTTCCGAGCATGTACAGAAATGAACATACAAACTGTGGCCATCTATTCAGAACAAGACATGATGCACATGCATCGTCAGAAGGCGGACGAGTCCTACCTGATTGGGAAAGGCTTGCCGCCAGTGGCTGCCTATCTCAATATTCCAGAGATCATTCAGGTCGCAAAG GAAAACAGTGTTGATGCCATACATCCTGGCTATGGCTTCCTGTCAGAGAGAGATGATTTCGCACAGCAGGTGTTGGATGCAGGGATCAGATTCATTGGTCCTTCCCCAGAGGTTGTAAGGAAAATGGGGGATAAAGTAGAAGCCAGGCAGGCAGCCATTGCTGCTG GGGTACAGGTGGTTCCTGGATCGGATGGGCCGGTTGCCAGTATCGCGGAGGCCAGACATTTCTGTGAACAGTACGGACTGCCCGTCATCTTCAAGGCCGCGTACGGGGGAGGGGGGCGAGGCATGAGGATTGTCAGGTCAATGGAG GAGGTGGATGAGAATTTCAGGAGAGCAACATCAGAGGCTGAGGCAGCTTTTGGAAATGGAGCTTTATTCCTGGAGAAGTTCATTGAAAGACCCAGGCATATTGAAGTACAAATTTTGG GTGACAGAGGTGGGAATGTTGTCCATCTGTACGAGAGGGACTGCTCCGTACAGCGACGTCATCAGAAGGTGGTGGAGATTGCCCCCGCCCCCAAACTTCCACTGGACATTAGAGACAAGATGACTGCTGACGCTGTGAAACTGGCTCGGTTTGTGGGGTATGAGAACGCAGGTACAGTGGAGTTTCTGTTGGATCCCTCGGGACAGTACTACTTTATTGAGGTCAATGCTCGTCTACAGGTGGAACATACTGTCACTGAGGAAGTCACTGG GATAGATTTGGTGCAAAGTCAGATTCAGATAGCGGAGGGGAAGTTGCTGCCGGAGATGGGCCTCAGTCAAGATGAGATAGAATTGCACGGCTGTGCCATCCAGTGTAGGATGACCACCGAGGACCCTGCCCGAGGCTTCCAGCCGGACACAGGCAGAATCGAG GTATTTAGGAGTGGAGAGGGTATGGGAATTCGACTGGACAGTGCCCTGGGGTTTGCTGGGGCCATCATCTCTCCCTACTATGATTCTCTGCTGGTCAAGGTCATCGCCAAGGCCAGGGATCATCCAGCTGCCGCTGCTAAGATGTTAAGAACTCTCAAAGAGTTCAGAATCAGAGGGGTCAAG ACCAACATTCCCTTCCTGTTGAACGTCCTTCAACATGACCAGTTCCTGTCGGGAGTAGTAGACACCTACTTTATTGACGAGAACCCACAGCTGTTTAAATTCTACCCCACCCAGAACCGTGCCCAGAAGCTACTGTACTACCTGGCTCAGGTCATGGTCAACGGTCCCCAGACACCCCTAGCGACCGACCTACAGCCCTCAGATGTTGTCCCCTCTGTACCCCAGCTTCCTTTTG TAGACAGAGAATCTGACATAGAAAATGGTAACAACAATTATGGATATTATG AGGAGATGCGTTCTATGG CCCCCACCCCACCCACCGGATGGAGGGATGTACTGGTCAAGGAGGGACCAGAGGCCTTTGCTAAGAAGGTCAGAGAGCATAAGGGATTATTGTTGATGGACACGACCTTCAGAGATGCCCACCAGTCACTCTTAGCAACCAGGGTCAGGACCTATGACCTCAAGAGAATCTCACCGTTTGTGACTCAGCGGTTCAACAATCTGTACAGCTTAGAGAACTGGGGAG GTGCCACCTTTGATGTTGCTATGCGCTTCCTCCACGAGTGTCCATGGGAGAGACTGGAAGAGATGAGGAAGCTCGTCCCCAACGTTCCTTTCCAGATGCTTTTGAGGGGTGCCAACGCTGTGGGCTACACCAATTACCCCGACAATGTGGTCTACAA GTTTTGTGACATGGCTGTAAAGAGTGGGATGGACATTTTTAGAATCTTTGACTCCCTGAACTATCTCCCAAATATTGTTGTGGGAATGGATGCAGTAGGGAAAGCAG GTGGAGTGATAGAAGCAGCAATCTCCTACACTGGTGATGTCTCGGACCCCAGTAAAACCAAGTATAATCTGGAGTACTATGTCAATCTGGCCACAGAACTGGTCAAAGCAGGAACTCATATTCTCAGTATTAAG GATATGGCAGGTGTCCTGAAACCAAGGGCAGCTACAATGTTGGTGGGTGCCTTGAGGGAGAAATTCCCCGACATCCCAATCCATGTCCACACCCACGACACCGCCTGTGCGGGGGTGGCATCCATGTTAGCGGCAGCTCAGGCAGGGGCTGATGTGGTAGATGTGGCAGTGGACTCCATGTCTGGTCTGACCTCACAGCCCAGTATGGGGGCGGTGGTAGCAGCCCTCGAGGGAACGGACCTGGATACAG GCATCTCTTTGTCCGATGTAACAGATTACTCTGCGTACTGGGAACAGACCAGGAATCTGTACGCTCCTTTTGAATGCTGTAAAACGCTGAAGAGTGGCAACTCTGATGTCTATATAAACCAGATTCCAG GTGGCCAATACACAAACCTGCAGTTCCAGGCTTTCAGTCTCGGGTTAGCAGATCAGTTTGAGGAGGTGAAGAAGATGTATGCGGAGGCCAATCAACTCCTGGGAGATATTCCAAAG GTGACTCCTTCCTCAAAAGTGGTGGGAGATATGGCCCAGTTTATGGTTCAGAACAAACTAACCAAGGAAATGGTGGAGGACCGTGCAGAGGAGTTGTCTTTCCCTGTGTCGGTGATTGAATACTTCCAGGGATATCTCGGAGTACCGCCAGGGGGTTATCCGGAACCACTCAGGACCAAG ATTCTGAAGGGACAGCAAGGTCTGGACGGTAGGCCTGGTGAGTCGCTCCCCCCTGTTGATTTTGACAAACTGAAGGCAGACCTTGTCGAGAAGCATGGTCACGATGTGAAGGAGCAACATGTCATCAGTGCTGCCCTCTATCCAAAGGTCACCGATGACTTCCTGGAGTTCCATGACAAGTACGGCCCTGTCGATACACTCGACACAAAGATCTTCTTTGTTGGACCTAAAGTTGCTCAGGAGATGGAG GTGAAAATAGAGAAAGGAAAAACTCTGTCTATTAAAACTTTGGCATGTGGAGATCTAAACAAGAATGGAGAGAGAGAAGTGTTCTTTGAATTGAACGGACAACTAAGATCTGTCAAGATTAAAGATGAAGAGGCTTCTAAG gagcTGCATTTTCATCCTAAGGCATTGAAAGGAGTGAGGGGGTCAGTTGGGGCACCAATGCCCGGGGAGGTGATTGATGTCAAGGTCAAAGAAGGTGACAAGGTTGAGAAAGGTCAGCCGGTTCTGGTGCTCAGCGCCATGAAGATGGAAATGGTGGTGACGGCACCAGCCTCAGGAACAGTGCGGTCCATCGCGGTAGAGAAGAAAATGAAGTTAGAGGGGGATGATTTGTTGATGGACATTGAGTGTGACTAA
- the LOC105326362 gene encoding pyruvate carboxylase, mitochondrial isoform X3 has translation MFRLQARLSTLCQSARVQLPDVARGHNHHGYKLPPGVACCSTQAKSQSKPEEKIKKLMVANRGEIAIRVFRACTEMNIQTVAIYSEQDMMHMHRQKADESYLIGKGLPPVAAYLNIPEIIQVAKENSVDAIHPGYGFLSERDDFAQQVLDAGIRFIGPSPEVVRKMGDKVEARQAAIAAGVQVVPGSDGPVASIAEARHFCEQYGLPVIFKAAYGGGGRGMRIVRSMEEVDENFRRATSEAEAAFGNGALFLEKFIERPRHIEVQILGDRGGNVVHLYERDCSVQRRHQKVVEIAPAPKLPLDIRDKMTADAVKLARFVGYENAGTVEFLLDPSGQYYFIEVNARLQVEHTVTEEVTGIDLVQSQIQIAEGKLLPEMGLSQDEIELHGCAIQCRMTTEDPARGFQPDTGRIEVFRSGEGMGIRLDSALGFAGAIISPYYDSLLVKVIAKARDHPAAAAKMLRTLKEFRIRGVKTNIPFLLNVLQHDQFLSGVVDTYFIDENPQLFKFYPTQNRAQKLLYYLAQVMVNGPQTPLATDLQPSDVVPSVPQLPFVDRESDIENGNNNYGYYAPTPPTGWRDVLVKEGPEAFAKKVREHKGLLLMDTTFRDAHQSLLATRVRTYDLKRISPFVTQRFNNLYSLENWGGATFDVAMRFLHECPWERLEEMRKLVPNVPFQMLLRGANAVGYTNYPDNVVYKFCDMAVKSGMDIFRIFDSLNYLPNIVVGMDAVGKAGGVIEAAISYTGDVSDPSKTKYNLEYYVNLATELVKAGTHILSIKDMAGVLKPRAATMLVGALREKFPDIPIHVHTHDTACAGVASMLAAAQAGADVVDVAVDSMSGLTSQPSMGAVVAALEGTDLDTGISLSDVTDYSAYWEQTRNLYAPFECCKTLKSGNSDVYINQIPGGQYTNLQFQAFSLGLADQFEEVKKMYAEANQLLGDIPKVTPSSKVVGDMAQFMVQNKLTKEMVEDRAEELSFPVSVIEYFQGYLGVPPGGYPEPLRTKILKGQQGLDGRPGESLPPVDFDKLKADLVEKHGHDVKEQHVISAALYPKVTDDFLEFHDKYGPVDTLDTKIFFVGPKVAQEMEVKIEKGKTLSIKTLACGDLNKNGEREVFFELNGQLRSVKIKDEEASKELHFHPKALKGVRGSVGAPMPGEVIDVKVKEGDKVEKGQPVLVLSAMKMEMVVTAPASGTVRSIAVEKKMKLEGDDLLMDIECD, from the exons atgtttCGGTTGCAAGCTCGACTGTCGACCCTGTGTCAGTCAGCCAGAGTGCAACTGCCCGACGTTGCTAGGGGACACAATCACCATGGTTACAAGCTGCCCCCGGGGGTGGCATGTTGCTCAACTCAGGCCAAGTCGCAAAGCAAACCAGAGGAGAAAATCAAGAAACTGATGGTTGCTAACAGAG GTGAGATTGCCATCAGAGTGTTCCGAGCATGTACAGAAATGAACATACAAACTGTGGCCATCTATTCAGAACAAGACATGATGCACATGCATCGTCAGAAGGCGGACGAGTCCTACCTGATTGGGAAAGGCTTGCCGCCAGTGGCTGCCTATCTCAATATTCCAGAGATCATTCAGGTCGCAAAG GAAAACAGTGTTGATGCCATACATCCTGGCTATGGCTTCCTGTCAGAGAGAGATGATTTCGCACAGCAGGTGTTGGATGCAGGGATCAGATTCATTGGTCCTTCCCCAGAGGTTGTAAGGAAAATGGGGGATAAAGTAGAAGCCAGGCAGGCAGCCATTGCTGCTG GGGTACAGGTGGTTCCTGGATCGGATGGGCCGGTTGCCAGTATCGCGGAGGCCAGACATTTCTGTGAACAGTACGGACTGCCCGTCATCTTCAAGGCCGCGTACGGGGGAGGGGGGCGAGGCATGAGGATTGTCAGGTCAATGGAG GAGGTGGATGAGAATTTCAGGAGAGCAACATCAGAGGCTGAGGCAGCTTTTGGAAATGGAGCTTTATTCCTGGAGAAGTTCATTGAAAGACCCAGGCATATTGAAGTACAAATTTTGG GTGACAGAGGTGGGAATGTTGTCCATCTGTACGAGAGGGACTGCTCCGTACAGCGACGTCATCAGAAGGTGGTGGAGATTGCCCCCGCCCCCAAACTTCCACTGGACATTAGAGACAAGATGACTGCTGACGCTGTGAAACTGGCTCGGTTTGTGGGGTATGAGAACGCAGGTACAGTGGAGTTTCTGTTGGATCCCTCGGGACAGTACTACTTTATTGAGGTCAATGCTCGTCTACAGGTGGAACATACTGTCACTGAGGAAGTCACTGG GATAGATTTGGTGCAAAGTCAGATTCAGATAGCGGAGGGGAAGTTGCTGCCGGAGATGGGCCTCAGTCAAGATGAGATAGAATTGCACGGCTGTGCCATCCAGTGTAGGATGACCACCGAGGACCCTGCCCGAGGCTTCCAGCCGGACACAGGCAGAATCGAG GTATTTAGGAGTGGAGAGGGTATGGGAATTCGACTGGACAGTGCCCTGGGGTTTGCTGGGGCCATCATCTCTCCCTACTATGATTCTCTGCTGGTCAAGGTCATCGCCAAGGCCAGGGATCATCCAGCTGCCGCTGCTAAGATGTTAAGAACTCTCAAAGAGTTCAGAATCAGAGGGGTCAAG ACCAACATTCCCTTCCTGTTGAACGTCCTTCAACATGACCAGTTCCTGTCGGGAGTAGTAGACACCTACTTTATTGACGAGAACCCACAGCTGTTTAAATTCTACCCCACCCAGAACCGTGCCCAGAAGCTACTGTACTACCTGGCTCAGGTCATGGTCAACGGTCCCCAGACACCCCTAGCGACCGACCTACAGCCCTCAGATGTTGTCCCCTCTGTACCCCAGCTTCCTTTTG TAGACAGAGAATCTGACATAGAAAATGGTAACAACAATTATGGATATTATG CCCCCACCCCACCCACCGGATGGAGGGATGTACTGGTCAAGGAGGGACCAGAGGCCTTTGCTAAGAAGGTCAGAGAGCATAAGGGATTATTGTTGATGGACACGACCTTCAGAGATGCCCACCAGTCACTCTTAGCAACCAGGGTCAGGACCTATGACCTCAAGAGAATCTCACCGTTTGTGACTCAGCGGTTCAACAATCTGTACAGCTTAGAGAACTGGGGAG GTGCCACCTTTGATGTTGCTATGCGCTTCCTCCACGAGTGTCCATGGGAGAGACTGGAAGAGATGAGGAAGCTCGTCCCCAACGTTCCTTTCCAGATGCTTTTGAGGGGTGCCAACGCTGTGGGCTACACCAATTACCCCGACAATGTGGTCTACAA GTTTTGTGACATGGCTGTAAAGAGTGGGATGGACATTTTTAGAATCTTTGACTCCCTGAACTATCTCCCAAATATTGTTGTGGGAATGGATGCAGTAGGGAAAGCAG GTGGAGTGATAGAAGCAGCAATCTCCTACACTGGTGATGTCTCGGACCCCAGTAAAACCAAGTATAATCTGGAGTACTATGTCAATCTGGCCACAGAACTGGTCAAAGCAGGAACTCATATTCTCAGTATTAAG GATATGGCAGGTGTCCTGAAACCAAGGGCAGCTACAATGTTGGTGGGTGCCTTGAGGGAGAAATTCCCCGACATCCCAATCCATGTCCACACCCACGACACCGCCTGTGCGGGGGTGGCATCCATGTTAGCGGCAGCTCAGGCAGGGGCTGATGTGGTAGATGTGGCAGTGGACTCCATGTCTGGTCTGACCTCACAGCCCAGTATGGGGGCGGTGGTAGCAGCCCTCGAGGGAACGGACCTGGATACAG GCATCTCTTTGTCCGATGTAACAGATTACTCTGCGTACTGGGAACAGACCAGGAATCTGTACGCTCCTTTTGAATGCTGTAAAACGCTGAAGAGTGGCAACTCTGATGTCTATATAAACCAGATTCCAG GTGGCCAATACACAAACCTGCAGTTCCAGGCTTTCAGTCTCGGGTTAGCAGATCAGTTTGAGGAGGTGAAGAAGATGTATGCGGAGGCCAATCAACTCCTGGGAGATATTCCAAAG GTGACTCCTTCCTCAAAAGTGGTGGGAGATATGGCCCAGTTTATGGTTCAGAACAAACTAACCAAGGAAATGGTGGAGGACCGTGCAGAGGAGTTGTCTTTCCCTGTGTCGGTGATTGAATACTTCCAGGGATATCTCGGAGTACCGCCAGGGGGTTATCCGGAACCACTCAGGACCAAG ATTCTGAAGGGACAGCAAGGTCTGGACGGTAGGCCTGGTGAGTCGCTCCCCCCTGTTGATTTTGACAAACTGAAGGCAGACCTTGTCGAGAAGCATGGTCACGATGTGAAGGAGCAACATGTCATCAGTGCTGCCCTCTATCCAAAGGTCACCGATGACTTCCTGGAGTTCCATGACAAGTACGGCCCTGTCGATACACTCGACACAAAGATCTTCTTTGTTGGACCTAAAGTTGCTCAGGAGATGGAG GTGAAAATAGAGAAAGGAAAAACTCTGTCTATTAAAACTTTGGCATGTGGAGATCTAAACAAGAATGGAGAGAGAGAAGTGTTCTTTGAATTGAACGGACAACTAAGATCTGTCAAGATTAAAGATGAAGAGGCTTCTAAG gagcTGCATTTTCATCCTAAGGCATTGAAAGGAGTGAGGGGGTCAGTTGGGGCACCAATGCCCGGGGAGGTGATTGATGTCAAGGTCAAAGAAGGTGACAAGGTTGAGAAAGGTCAGCCGGTTCTGGTGCTCAGCGCCATGAAGATGGAAATGGTGGTGACGGCACCAGCCTCAGGAACAGTGCGGTCCATCGCGGTAGAGAAGAAAATGAAGTTAGAGGGGGATGATTTGTTGATGGACATTGAGTGTGACTAA
- the LOC105326362 gene encoding pyruvate carboxylase, mitochondrial isoform X5, translated as MFRLQARLSTLCQSARVQLPDVARGHNHHGYKLPPGVACCSTQAKSQSKPEEKIKKLMVANRGEIAIRVFRACTEMNIQTVAIYSEQDMMHMHRQKADESYLIGKGLPPVAAYLNIPEIIQVAKENSVDAIHPGYGFLSERDDFAQQVLDAGIRFIGPSPEVVRKMGDKVEARQAAIAAGVQVVPGSDGPVASIAEARHFCEQYGLPVIFKAAYGGGGRGMRIVRSMEEVDENFRRATSEAEAAFGNGALFLEKFIERPRHIEVQILGDRGGNVVHLYERDCSVQRRHQKVVEIAPAPKLPLDIRDKMTADAVKLARFVGYENAGTVEFLLDPSGQYYFIEVNARLQVEHTVTEEVTGIDLVQSQIQIAEGKLLPEMGLSQDEIELHGCAIQCRMTTEDPARGFQPDTGRIEVFRSGEGMGIRLDSALGFAGAIISPYYDSLLVKVIAKARDHPAAAAKMLRTLKEFRIRGVKTNIPFLLNVLQHDQFLSGVVDTYFIDENPQLFKFYPTQNRAQKLLYYLAQVMVNGPQTPLATDLQPSDVVPSVPQLPFEEMRSMAPTPPTGWRDVLVKEGPEAFAKKVREHKGLLLMDTTFRDAHQSLLATRVRTYDLKRISPFVTQRFNNLYSLENWGGATFDVAMRFLHECPWERLEEMRKLVPNVPFQMLLRGANAVGYTNYPDNVVYKFCDMAVKSGMDIFRIFDSLNYLPNIVVGMDAVGKAGGVIEAAISYTGDVSDPSKTKYNLEYYVNLATELVKAGTHILSIKDMAGVLKPRAATMLVGALREKFPDIPIHVHTHDTACAGVASMLAAAQAGADVVDVAVDSMSGLTSQPSMGAVVAALEGTDLDTGISLSDVTDYSAYWEQTRNLYAPFECCKTLKSGNSDVYINQIPGGQYTNLQFQAFSLGLADQFEEVKKMYAEANQLLGDIPKVTPSSKVVGDMAQFMVQNKLTKEMVEDRAEELSFPVSVIEYFQGYLGVPPGGYPEPLRTKILKGQQGLDGRPGESLPPVDFDKLKADLVEKHGHDVKEQHVISAALYPKVTDDFLEFHDKYGPVDTLDTKIFFVGPKVAQEMEVKIEKGKTLSIKTLACGDLNKNGEREVFFELNGQLRSVKIKDEEASKELHFHPKALKGVRGSVGAPMPGEVIDVKVKEGDKVEKGQPVLVLSAMKMEMVVTAPASGTVRSIAVEKKMKLEGDDLLMDIECD; from the exons atgtttCGGTTGCAAGCTCGACTGTCGACCCTGTGTCAGTCAGCCAGAGTGCAACTGCCCGACGTTGCTAGGGGACACAATCACCATGGTTACAAGCTGCCCCCGGGGGTGGCATGTTGCTCAACTCAGGCCAAGTCGCAAAGCAAACCAGAGGAGAAAATCAAGAAACTGATGGTTGCTAACAGAG GTGAGATTGCCATCAGAGTGTTCCGAGCATGTACAGAAATGAACATACAAACTGTGGCCATCTATTCAGAACAAGACATGATGCACATGCATCGTCAGAAGGCGGACGAGTCCTACCTGATTGGGAAAGGCTTGCCGCCAGTGGCTGCCTATCTCAATATTCCAGAGATCATTCAGGTCGCAAAG GAAAACAGTGTTGATGCCATACATCCTGGCTATGGCTTCCTGTCAGAGAGAGATGATTTCGCACAGCAGGTGTTGGATGCAGGGATCAGATTCATTGGTCCTTCCCCAGAGGTTGTAAGGAAAATGGGGGATAAAGTAGAAGCCAGGCAGGCAGCCATTGCTGCTG GGGTACAGGTGGTTCCTGGATCGGATGGGCCGGTTGCCAGTATCGCGGAGGCCAGACATTTCTGTGAACAGTACGGACTGCCCGTCATCTTCAAGGCCGCGTACGGGGGAGGGGGGCGAGGCATGAGGATTGTCAGGTCAATGGAG GAGGTGGATGAGAATTTCAGGAGAGCAACATCAGAGGCTGAGGCAGCTTTTGGAAATGGAGCTTTATTCCTGGAGAAGTTCATTGAAAGACCCAGGCATATTGAAGTACAAATTTTGG GTGACAGAGGTGGGAATGTTGTCCATCTGTACGAGAGGGACTGCTCCGTACAGCGACGTCATCAGAAGGTGGTGGAGATTGCCCCCGCCCCCAAACTTCCACTGGACATTAGAGACAAGATGACTGCTGACGCTGTGAAACTGGCTCGGTTTGTGGGGTATGAGAACGCAGGTACAGTGGAGTTTCTGTTGGATCCCTCGGGACAGTACTACTTTATTGAGGTCAATGCTCGTCTACAGGTGGAACATACTGTCACTGAGGAAGTCACTGG GATAGATTTGGTGCAAAGTCAGATTCAGATAGCGGAGGGGAAGTTGCTGCCGGAGATGGGCCTCAGTCAAGATGAGATAGAATTGCACGGCTGTGCCATCCAGTGTAGGATGACCACCGAGGACCCTGCCCGAGGCTTCCAGCCGGACACAGGCAGAATCGAG GTATTTAGGAGTGGAGAGGGTATGGGAATTCGACTGGACAGTGCCCTGGGGTTTGCTGGGGCCATCATCTCTCCCTACTATGATTCTCTGCTGGTCAAGGTCATCGCCAAGGCCAGGGATCATCCAGCTGCCGCTGCTAAGATGTTAAGAACTCTCAAAGAGTTCAGAATCAGAGGGGTCAAG ACCAACATTCCCTTCCTGTTGAACGTCCTTCAACATGACCAGTTCCTGTCGGGAGTAGTAGACACCTACTTTATTGACGAGAACCCACAGCTGTTTAAATTCTACCCCACCCAGAACCGTGCCCAGAAGCTACTGTACTACCTGGCTCAGGTCATGGTCAACGGTCCCCAGACACCCCTAGCGACCGACCTACAGCCCTCAGATGTTGTCCCCTCTGTACCCCAGCTTCCTTTTG AGGAGATGCGTTCTATGG CCCCCACCCCACCCACCGGATGGAGGGATGTACTGGTCAAGGAGGGACCAGAGGCCTTTGCTAAGAAGGTCAGAGAGCATAAGGGATTATTGTTGATGGACACGACCTTCAGAGATGCCCACCAGTCACTCTTAGCAACCAGGGTCAGGACCTATGACCTCAAGAGAATCTCACCGTTTGTGACTCAGCGGTTCAACAATCTGTACAGCTTAGAGAACTGGGGAG GTGCCACCTTTGATGTTGCTATGCGCTTCCTCCACGAGTGTCCATGGGAGAGACTGGAAGAGATGAGGAAGCTCGTCCCCAACGTTCCTTTCCAGATGCTTTTGAGGGGTGCCAACGCTGTGGGCTACACCAATTACCCCGACAATGTGGTCTACAA GTTTTGTGACATGGCTGTAAAGAGTGGGATGGACATTTTTAGAATCTTTGACTCCCTGAACTATCTCCCAAATATTGTTGTGGGAATGGATGCAGTAGGGAAAGCAG GTGGAGTGATAGAAGCAGCAATCTCCTACACTGGTGATGTCTCGGACCCCAGTAAAACCAAGTATAATCTGGAGTACTATGTCAATCTGGCCACAGAACTGGTCAAAGCAGGAACTCATATTCTCAGTATTAAG GATATGGCAGGTGTCCTGAAACCAAGGGCAGCTACAATGTTGGTGGGTGCCTTGAGGGAGAAATTCCCCGACATCCCAATCCATGTCCACACCCACGACACCGCCTGTGCGGGGGTGGCATCCATGTTAGCGGCAGCTCAGGCAGGGGCTGATGTGGTAGATGTGGCAGTGGACTCCATGTCTGGTCTGACCTCACAGCCCAGTATGGGGGCGGTGGTAGCAGCCCTCGAGGGAACGGACCTGGATACAG GCATCTCTTTGTCCGATGTAACAGATTACTCTGCGTACTGGGAACAGACCAGGAATCTGTACGCTCCTTTTGAATGCTGTAAAACGCTGAAGAGTGGCAACTCTGATGTCTATATAAACCAGATTCCAG GTGGCCAATACACAAACCTGCAGTTCCAGGCTTTCAGTCTCGGGTTAGCAGATCAGTTTGAGGAGGTGAAGAAGATGTATGCGGAGGCCAATCAACTCCTGGGAGATATTCCAAAG GTGACTCCTTCCTCAAAAGTGGTGGGAGATATGGCCCAGTTTATGGTTCAGAACAAACTAACCAAGGAAATGGTGGAGGACCGTGCAGAGGAGTTGTCTTTCCCTGTGTCGGTGATTGAATACTTCCAGGGATATCTCGGAGTACCGCCAGGGGGTTATCCGGAACCACTCAGGACCAAG ATTCTGAAGGGACAGCAAGGTCTGGACGGTAGGCCTGGTGAGTCGCTCCCCCCTGTTGATTTTGACAAACTGAAGGCAGACCTTGTCGAGAAGCATGGTCACGATGTGAAGGAGCAACATGTCATCAGTGCTGCCCTCTATCCAAAGGTCACCGATGACTTCCTGGAGTTCCATGACAAGTACGGCCCTGTCGATACACTCGACACAAAGATCTTCTTTGTTGGACCTAAAGTTGCTCAGGAGATGGAG GTGAAAATAGAGAAAGGAAAAACTCTGTCTATTAAAACTTTGGCATGTGGAGATCTAAACAAGAATGGAGAGAGAGAAGTGTTCTTTGAATTGAACGGACAACTAAGATCTGTCAAGATTAAAGATGAAGAGGCTTCTAAG gagcTGCATTTTCATCCTAAGGCATTGAAAGGAGTGAGGGGGTCAGTTGGGGCACCAATGCCCGGGGAGGTGATTGATGTCAAGGTCAAAGAAGGTGACAAGGTTGAGAAAGGTCAGCCGGTTCTGGTGCTCAGCGCCATGAAGATGGAAATGGTGGTGACGGCACCAGCCTCAGGAACAGTGCGGTCCATCGCGGTAGAGAAGAAAATGAAGTTAGAGGGGGATGATTTGTTGATGGACATTGAGTGTGACTAA